The following proteins are co-located in the Heptranchias perlo isolate sHepPer1 chromosome 30, sHepPer1.hap1, whole genome shotgun sequence genome:
- the atp5mc1 gene encoding ATP synthase F(0) complex subunit C1, mitochondrial, with amino-acid sequence MMYACAKFVSCPAVVRSTSRTFLRPMSASVFNRPEIRSEQAQLLPAPGNALAGIRRDFQTSVTSRDIDTAAKFIGAGAATVGVAGSGAGIGTVFGSLIIGYARNPSLKQQLFSYAILGFALSEAMGLFCLMVAFLILFAM; translated from the exons ATGATGTATGCTTGTGCTAAGTTTGTCTCCTGTCCTGCTGTG GTTCGCAGCACTTCGAGGACATTCCTTCGGCCAATGTCGGCCTCTGTCTTCAACAGACCAGAGATCAGAAGCGAACAA GCACAGCTACTCCCTGCACCGGGGAATGCACTGGCGGGAATACGGCGGGACTTCCAGACCAGCGTCACCTCCAGGGACATCGACACTGCCGCTAAGTTCATCGGTGCTGGTGCTGCTACTGTGGGAGTGGCCGGCTCTGGTGCTGGTATTGGGACGGTATTCGGCAGCTTGATCATTGGCTACGCCAG gaacccttccctgaAACAGCAGCTTTTCTCCTACGCAATCCTGGGATTTGCCCTGTCTGAGGCCATGGGTCTCTTCTGTCTGATGGTTGCCTTCCTGATCCTGTTTGCCATGTAA
- the ube2z gene encoding ubiquitin-conjugating enzyme E2 Z, which yields MAEAPVEESVSPMLLPGSTGSVATGLLSQLHATSWDPTLSTDWDSEKPSQPCLLRIKRDIMSIYKEPPPGMFVVPDPQDMTKIHALITGPFDTPYEGGFFLFLFRCPPDYPIHPPRVKLMTTGNNIVRFNPNFYRNGKVCLSILGTWTGPAWSPAQSISSVLISIQSLMTENPYHNEPGFEQERHPGDSKNYNECIRHETIRVAVCDMLDGKCPCPDALRSVMEKSFMEFYDFYELSCKDRLHLQGQTMQDPFGERRGHFDYQTLLNRLQAIRQRLKKKNEAEAIEPDSDSSSSGTEQDSQGTSYP from the exons ATGGCGGAAGCTCCAGTGGAAGAGAGCGTGAGCCCGATGCTGTTACCAGGCAGCACCGGCTCGGTAGCAACGGGCCTCCTCAGCCAGCTCCACGCCACCTCCTGGGACCCAACCCTCAGCACCGACTGGGACAGCGAGAAACCCTCACAGCCGTGTCTGCTCCGGATCAAAAG GGACATCATGTCTATTTACAAAGAGCCACCACCAGGGATGTTTGTTGTTCCAGACCCGCAAGATATGACTAAG ATCCATGCATTAATTACAGGGCCTTTCGACACACCTTATGAAGGAggcttttttctttttctctttcgctGCCCTCCTGACTATCCCATCCACCCACCGAGAGTCAAGCTCATGACAACTGGAAACAACATTGTGCGGTTTAACCCGAACTTCTACCGGAATGGCAAAGTGTGCCTCAGCATACTTGG cacATGGACAGGGCCTGCTTGGAGCCCAGCCCAGAGCATCTCTTCTGTGCTCATATCCATTCAGTCTCTTATGACCGAGAACCCATATCACAACGAGCCAGGTTTTGAACAG GAGAGACATCCTGGAGACAGTAAAAACTATAACGAATGCATACGGCATGAAACTATCAGAGTAGCTGTTTGTGACATGTTAGATGGCAAGTGTCCCTGCCCAGATGCACTAAG aagtgtgatggagaaATCTTTCATGGAGTTCTACGATTTCTATGAACTGTCTTGTAAGGACCGGCTTCATCTGCAGGGACAAACCATGCAG GATCCATTTGGAGAGAGGCGAGGCCATTTTGATTACCAGACCTTACTGAATCGCCTGCAGGCAATAAGGCAGcgattgaaaaagaaaaatgaagcAGAAGCAATAGAGCCAGACTCTGACAGCAGCTCTTCAGGAACCGAGCAAGACAGTCAAGGCACCTCCTATCCCTAG